A region of Paractinoplanes abujensis DNA encodes the following proteins:
- a CDS encoding acyl-CoA carboxylase subunit beta: protein MADIHTTAGKLADLERRTSEAVHAGSARAVEKQHARGKKTARERIEMLLDEGSFVELDELARHRSTNFGLDKNRPYGDGVVTGYGTVDGRQVCVFSQDFTIFGGSLGEVFGEKIVKVLDLAMKIGCPIIGINDSGGARIQEGVVALGLYADIFFRNVRASGVIPQISLIMGPCAGGAVYSPAITDFTVMVDQTSHMFITGPDVIKTVTGEEVGMEELGGARTHNTRSGNAHYLASDEDDAIDYVRALLSYLPSNNLDDPTIFDDSSPSSLTDDDRALDTLIPDSANQPYDIKKVVETVVDDFLEVQPLYAQNIVVGFGRVEGRPVGVVANQPMHFAGTLDIAASEKAARFVRTCDAFNIPVVTFVDVPGFLPGTSQEWEGIIRRGAKLIYAYAEATVPKVTVITRKAYGGAYDVMGSKHLGADLNFAWPTAQIAVMGAQGAVNILYRGDLAAADDPAARRAELIQEYEDTLANPYIAAERGYVDAVIRPSETRAQITRALRTLRTKRETLPPKKHGNIPL from the coding sequence GTGGCCGACATCCACACCACCGCCGGCAAGCTCGCTGACCTCGAAAGACGCACGAGTGAGGCGGTGCACGCGGGATCCGCCCGCGCGGTCGAGAAGCAACACGCCCGCGGCAAGAAGACAGCCCGCGAGCGGATCGAGATGCTGCTCGACGAAGGCTCGTTCGTCGAGCTCGACGAGCTGGCCCGGCACCGCTCGACCAACTTCGGCCTGGACAAGAACCGCCCGTACGGGGACGGGGTGGTCACCGGCTACGGCACAGTCGACGGCCGGCAGGTCTGCGTCTTCTCCCAAGACTTCACGATCTTCGGCGGCTCGCTGGGCGAGGTCTTCGGCGAAAAAATCGTCAAGGTGCTCGACCTGGCCATGAAGATCGGCTGCCCGATCATCGGGATCAACGACTCCGGCGGCGCGCGCATCCAAGAAGGCGTGGTCGCACTCGGCCTCTACGCCGACATCTTCTTCCGCAACGTGCGGGCCAGCGGCGTCATCCCGCAGATCTCGCTGATCATGGGCCCGTGCGCGGGCGGCGCGGTCTACTCCCCCGCGATCACCGACTTCACCGTGATGGTCGACCAGACGTCGCACATGTTCATCACCGGCCCCGACGTGATCAAGACGGTCACCGGCGAAGAGGTCGGCATGGAGGAACTGGGCGGCGCCCGCACGCACAACACACGCAGCGGAAACGCGCACTACCTGGCGTCCGACGAGGACGACGCGATCGACTACGTGCGCGCGCTGCTGTCCTACCTGCCGTCCAACAACCTGGACGACCCCACGATCTTCGACGATTCCTCCCCCTCGTCGCTCACGGATGACGACCGGGCCCTCGACACCCTGATCCCGGATTCGGCCAATCAGCCGTACGACATCAAGAAGGTCGTCGAGACGGTGGTGGACGACTTCCTCGAAGTGCAGCCGCTCTACGCGCAGAACATCGTGGTCGGGTTCGGCCGGGTCGAAGGGCGCCCGGTCGGTGTGGTGGCCAACCAGCCCATGCACTTCGCGGGCACACTCGACATCGCAGCCTCCGAGAAGGCAGCCCGCTTCGTCCGTACGTGCGACGCCTTCAACATTCCCGTGGTGACCTTCGTCGACGTGCCGGGATTCCTGCCGGGCACCTCGCAGGAATGGGAGGGCATCATCCGGCGGGGAGCCAAGCTCATCTACGCGTACGCCGAGGCCACGGTGCCCAAGGTCACGGTGATCACGCGCAAGGCGTACGGCGGGGCCTACGACGTGATGGGCTCCAAGCACCTCGGCGCCGACCTCAACTTCGCCTGGCCCACAGCCCAGATCGCGGTGATGGGGGCCCAAGGCGCGGTCAACATCCTCTACCGCGGTGACCTGGCCGCGGCCGACGACCCGGCGGCGCGGCGGGCCGAGCTGATCCAGGAATACGAGGACACGCTGGCCAACCCGTACATCGCGGCCGAACGGGGTTACGTGGACGCGGTCATCCGGCCGTCGGAAACCCGGGCTCAGATCACCCGGGCGTTGCGGACGCTGCGCACCAAACGGGAGACGCTTCCGCCCAAGAAGCACGGCAACATTCCGCTCTGA
- a CDS encoding biotin--[acetyl-CoA-carboxylase] ligase: MASPFMDLDRPPLSERSLTRALVTPGSLWSRLDLRTETASTNADAAAAATRGEPEGLVVVAEQQTAGRGRRDRQWTSPARAGLTVSVLLRPGQADREREWAALTPGSFAWLPLLAGVALREAVERVAEVETALKWPNDLLVNDGKCAGILAEVAGDAVVVGIGLNVTTRAEELPETTGLPAMSLRLAGAAVTDRDPLLRALLRGLAAWYAGWREAGGDAEMSGLLAAYRRGCATIGRQVRVLLPAGEPLTGEAIEVDRDGQLVVRTADGAVHRVSAGDVLHVR; encoded by the coding sequence ATGGCTTCGCCGTTCATGGATCTCGACCGGCCCCCGCTCTCCGAGCGTTCCCTCACGCGTGCGCTCGTGACCCCGGGCAGTCTGTGGTCCCGGCTCGACCTGCGCACCGAGACCGCTTCGACCAACGCCGACGCCGCCGCGGCGGCCACCCGGGGTGAACCGGAGGGTCTGGTCGTCGTGGCCGAGCAGCAGACCGCGGGCCGTGGGCGACGCGACCGGCAGTGGACGTCGCCCGCCCGCGCCGGTCTCACGGTGAGTGTGCTGCTCCGGCCCGGTCAGGCCGACCGTGAGCGCGAGTGGGCCGCCCTGACCCCGGGTTCGTTCGCCTGGCTGCCGCTGCTGGCCGGGGTGGCCCTGCGGGAGGCCGTGGAGCGGGTGGCCGAGGTCGAGACCGCCCTCAAGTGGCCCAACGATCTGCTGGTGAACGACGGGAAGTGCGCCGGCATCCTGGCCGAGGTGGCGGGCGACGCCGTGGTGGTGGGCATCGGGCTCAACGTGACGACCCGCGCCGAGGAGTTGCCGGAGACCACCGGGCTGCCCGCGATGTCACTCCGGCTGGCCGGTGCGGCCGTCACGGACCGTGACCCGCTGCTGCGGGCCCTGCTGCGCGGCTTGGCCGCCTGGTATGCGGGCTGGCGCGAGGCGGGCGGCGACGCGGAGATGTCCGGCCTGCTCGCGGCGTACCGGCGGGGTTGCGCCACGATCGGCCGTCAGGTGCGGGTCCTGCTGCCCGCGGGCGAACCGCTCACCGGCGAGGCGATCGAGGTGGACCGGGACGGCCAATTGGTCGTCCGGACGGCGGACGGTGCCGTGCATCGCGTCTCGGCGGGTGACGTGCTGCACGTACGCTGA
- a CDS encoding PH domain-containing protein yields the protein MAFPDEVLADEEELVLHLHPHWKAALRPGLLVLLAVVVTAGAWVMLPSTEGGLIAFLVVAAIMLYQGLRYGVAPLVIWRCTHYVLTDERILLQDGVIARERRDLPLNRINDHVVTQSVLDRLFGSGTLKVDSIGEQAVILAAVPRAQSVQTLLYELIEQDRVRHPEDEEEEAEPEVPVQRKGFFRRKPAANGKAADPRR from the coding sequence GTGGCGTTCCCGGACGAAGTGCTGGCCGACGAGGAAGAACTCGTCCTGCACCTGCATCCCCATTGGAAGGCGGCCCTGCGCCCCGGTCTGCTCGTGCTGCTCGCGGTCGTGGTGACCGCCGGGGCCTGGGTGATGCTGCCCAGCACCGAGGGTGGGCTGATCGCGTTTCTCGTGGTGGCGGCCATCATGCTCTACCAGGGCCTGCGCTACGGGGTGGCGCCGCTGGTGATCTGGCGGTGCACCCATTATGTGCTGACCGACGAGCGCATCCTGCTGCAGGACGGTGTGATCGCCCGGGAGCGGCGGGACCTGCCGCTCAACCGGATCAACGATCACGTGGTGACCCAGTCGGTGCTCGATCGCCTGTTCGGCTCGGGCACCCTCAAGGTCGACTCGATCGGCGAGCAGGCCGTGATCCTGGCCGCCGTGCCCCGTGCTCAGAGCGTGCAGACGTTGCTCTACGAGCTGATCGAGCAGGACCGCGTCCGGCACCCGGAGGACGAGGAGGAGGAGGCCGAGCCGGAGGTACCCGTACAGCGGAAAGGGTTTTTCCGGAGGAAGCCCGCGGCTAACGGGAAGGCTGCGGATCCTCGGCGCTGA
- a CDS encoding M50 family metallopeptidase translates to MAGQGLAWTTAIVAFVAAVPMWKATTHAITIAHEGGHALFGVLFGRAIKRVTVEGGGGGSTGFGKGGGWFAILFSFLGGYLGPSLFGLAGAWMLVHDVSPRAVLLMSLVLVAILLLMVRNFFGLIAVPLTGAALWAVAMRGTPEHQLVFAYIWVWFLLMGGVRQIPELYRAWTTGAEADTGVLSTHTGLSSAFFVALFWLGSMAALLYGGVLLLRNPI, encoded by the coding sequence ATGGCTGGTCAGGGCTTGGCGTGGACGACGGCGATCGTGGCATTCGTGGCGGCCGTGCCGATGTGGAAGGCCACCACGCACGCCATCACCATCGCGCACGAGGGTGGTCACGCTCTGTTCGGCGTCCTGTTCGGCCGGGCGATCAAGCGCGTCACGGTCGAGGGCGGAGGCGGCGGTTCGACCGGGTTCGGCAAGGGTGGCGGTTGGTTCGCGATCCTCTTCTCGTTCCTCGGCGGTTATCTGGGCCCGTCACTGTTCGGCCTGGCCGGCGCGTGGATGCTGGTGCACGACGTCTCGCCGCGCGCGGTCCTGCTCATGTCGCTCGTGCTGGTCGCCATCCTGCTGCTCATGGTCCGCAACTTCTTCGGGCTGATCGCCGTGCCGCTCACCGGGGCCGCGTTGTGGGCCGTGGCCATGCGTGGCACGCCGGAGCATCAGCTCGTGTTCGCGTACATCTGGGTCTGGTTTCTGCTGATGGGTGGTGTGCGGCAGATCCCCGAGCTGTATCGCGCCTGGACGACCGGCGCCGAGGCCGACACCGGGGTGCTCAGCACGCACACCGGTCTGTCCAGCGCGTTCTTCGTGGCGTTGTTCTGGCTCGGCTCGATGGCCGCCCTGCTCTACGGAGGCGTGCTGCTGCTGCGCAACCCGATCTGA
- a CDS encoding protein kinase domain-containing protein, whose product MSSSPPLVVADRYRLVAPLGQGGMGRVWRATDVVLHREVAIKELVPPPGLTPGERQEMRERSLREARAIARLNNINVVRVFDVLRTDADPWIVMEYVPSRSLQDTLAADGPFSPVRSAEIGLGVLNALRAAHRAGVVHRDVKPGNVLIGADGRVVLTDFGLATVPGDPNVTRTGLVLGSPAYIAPERARDGSAGPAADLWSLGATLYAAVEGSSPFARPSAIATLAALATENPPPARNAGPLKPVLNGLLRKDPTHRINAEEAERLLLRAAGRRSKLSFPMSPTMRRPGVGRDRSALTGGTSATPVVPGPRPPVARPSIPPGQPPITPGRPGAGEGPPPIFAPGKAPVGRSTPEPPVRGRTPEPPVRGRTPEPPVRGRTPEPSARGRTPEPPVRGRTPEPPARGRAPEPPVHGRTTEPPARRRPAAETPTRVDGPKVDAPRLDATRVDGPQIDATRVDGSRIDATRVDGPRIDATRVDGSRIDATRVDGPPVQDDRTTVVGPPGSAVGGGLSRTSRGAQAGFTAADVAANRRRKAAPEHERSLADATALLPRVGADGLPKESKHDKPGADPTTRIALPAKPPSESTPKPPAAKAAPPVPAGDTADKTTKISEPVDRTTRITEPPQKPSPAQAKPVVPEATQVVSPAQTRPAPQDATQVVSPAKLTPARDKPVESDSAKSTAAKSTPAKSVPAKSAPVDSTPVKSTAAQGDSVKPTLIGTTAAGGESAKPTPAEAEPVESASAKSKPSGTPSTGDASAKTAQAESAPAGVTSVEDESASAASEPADSAPTADASTSDQPSKDESARSATTTPEGDARADSTPVDGEPAKPASARSAVAGDASTGSTVVAGETASADPTLDGDTSADSTPVDGEPAQSASAKTTSVGDGSANAEDAPSDNPPSEGEPAEPVPAETTSAKAATTTSVKPSATTSVKPSATTSVKPSTTTPPQESTTTRVKPATTTPLQASTITPVTAAATTPVTAATTTPAEAAATTPAKAAPTGDKPAKSKSAKSKPAKTTPAKTEPTKRPGSAESAAAAVPAEATDEATPAKSDATPGILAEGEDKDEKAAPQDAKAAGRAEAETTKKAAADVDATTTLAAAALADRTTKIADPAPTGEAEDDVLTPVPAFSRPSRPAWAPMPHGPTPGITVFGTRLTYGQAAIGGGVILLVIVLVAVLIGQSFGDDGGDRGQTGAAPPPSAAAAGGGSTASPSAAATTKAPATTPASAPATTPALSLPSTWEMHSDSTGFKIPLPKSARISRSDSEISVRWSNRYLLIDQTSKPKGDALKDYQEQERTRVGSSYRSYEKVKMVEVKDYFKQTVDWEFFYTTTSGNRQHAVKRNIIVSDKQAYSISWYVSPEDWKSSLADLNLIYEGFQPKK is encoded by the coding sequence ATGTCTTCCTCTCCCCCGCTCGTAGTCGCTGACCGTTACCGGCTTGTCGCGCCGCTCGGTCAGGGCGGGATGGGTCGTGTCTGGCGGGCGACCGATGTCGTCCTGCACCGTGAGGTCGCCATCAAGGAACTGGTGCCTCCGCCCGGGCTGACCCCTGGTGAGCGGCAGGAGATGCGTGAGCGGTCGCTGCGGGAGGCGCGCGCGATCGCCCGGCTCAACAACATCAACGTGGTTCGCGTGTTCGACGTGCTGCGCACCGACGCCGACCCGTGGATCGTCATGGAGTACGTGCCGTCCCGCTCGTTGCAGGACACGCTGGCCGCGGACGGTCCGTTCAGTCCCGTACGGTCGGCGGAGATCGGCCTCGGCGTGCTCAACGCGTTGCGCGCCGCCCACCGCGCCGGTGTCGTGCACCGCGACGTCAAGCCGGGCAATGTGCTGATCGGCGCGGACGGGCGCGTCGTGCTCACCGACTTCGGCCTGGCCACTGTGCCGGGCGACCCCAACGTCACGCGTACGGGTCTGGTGCTCGGTTCCCCGGCCTACATCGCGCCCGAGCGGGCTCGCGACGGTTCCGCCGGGCCCGCGGCCGACCTGTGGTCGCTCGGCGCCACGCTGTACGCCGCGGTCGAGGGGTCGTCGCCGTTCGCCCGCCCCTCCGCGATCGCCACCCTGGCCGCGCTGGCCACCGAGAACCCGCCGCCCGCGCGTAACGCCGGCCCGCTGAAGCCGGTGCTCAACGGTCTGCTCCGCAAGGACCCGACGCATCGCATCAACGCCGAGGAGGCCGAGCGTCTGCTGCTCCGCGCGGCCGGCCGCCGGTCCAAGTTGAGCTTCCCGATGAGCCCGACGATGCGCCGCCCCGGCGTGGGTCGTGACCGTTCGGCGCTGACCGGGGGCACTTCCGCGACTCCGGTTGTGCCCGGTCCGCGGCCGCCGGTCGCCCGGCCGTCGATTCCGCCGGGTCAGCCTCCGATCACTCCGGGTCGCCCGGGGGCCGGCGAGGGGCCGCCGCCGATCTTCGCGCCGGGCAAGGCCCCGGTCGGCCGCTCCACGCCCGAGCCACCTGTCCGAGGCCGTACGCCCGAGCCACCTGTCCGAGGCCGTACGCCCGAGCCACCTGTCCGGGGCCGTACGCCCGAGCCCTCCGCCCGGGGCCGTACGCCCGAGCCGCCCGTTCGCGGCCGTACGCCCGAGCCGCCCGCCCGGGGCCGCGCGCCCGAGCCGCCCGTTCATGGCCGCACCACCGAGCCCCCGGCCCGTCGCCGGCCCGCGGCGGAGACGCCCACGCGCGTCGACGGCCCCAAGGTCGACGCCCCGCGCCTGGACGCCACGCGCGTGGACGGCCCGCAGATCGACGCCACTCGGGTCGACGGCTCGCGAATTGATGCCACTCGGGTCGACGGCCCGCGGATTGATGCGACTCGGGTCGACGGCTCGCGGATTGATGCCACCCGGGTCGACGGTCCACCGGTGCAGGACGACCGCACTACCGTTGTCGGTCCGCCCGGTTCCGCGGTGGGCGGCGGCCTTTCCCGTACGTCGAGGGGCGCGCAGGCCGGATTCACGGCGGCCGACGTCGCCGCGAACCGCCGGAGGAAGGCCGCCCCCGAGCACGAGCGGTCCCTGGCCGACGCGACGGCCCTGCTGCCGCGGGTCGGGGCGGACGGGCTGCCCAAGGAAAGCAAGCACGACAAGCCCGGGGCCGACCCGACGACTCGGATCGCGTTGCCGGCCAAGCCGCCGTCCGAGTCGACGCCGAAGCCGCCCGCAGCCAAGGCCGCGCCGCCCGTCCCGGCCGGTGACACCGCCGACAAGACAACGAAGATCTCGGAGCCGGTCGACCGGACCACCAGGATCACGGAACCGCCGCAGAAGCCGTCCCCTGCTCAGGCGAAGCCGGTCGTTCCGGAGGCGACCCAGGTCGTGAGCCCGGCTCAGACGAGGCCCGCGCCGCAGGACGCGACGCAGGTGGTGAGCCCGGCCAAGCTGACACCCGCCAGGGACAAGCCGGTCGAAAGTGATTCGGCCAAGTCCACGGCGGCCAAGTCCACGCCGGCCAAGTCGGTGCCGGCCAAGTCCGCGCCGGTCGACTCCACGCCGGTCAAGTCGACGGCGGCCCAGGGCGATTCGGTCAAGCCGACGCTGATCGGGACGACCGCGGCCGGAGGCGAGTCGGCCAAGCCGACGCCGGCCGAGGCCGAGCCGGTTGAGAGTGCCTCCGCGAAGTCGAAACCGTCCGGAACGCCGTCGACGGGGGACGCATCGGCCAAGACGGCGCAGGCTGAGAGTGCGCCGGCCGGCGTTACCTCGGTCGAAGACGAGTCCGCGTCGGCCGCGAGCGAGCCGGCCGATTCCGCGCCCACCGCAGACGCGTCGACCAGCGACCAGCCGAGCAAGGACGAGTCCGCTCGGTCCGCGACGACGACGCCCGAGGGTGACGCGCGGGCCGACAGCACGCCGGTCGACGGTGAGCCGGCCAAGCCTGCGTCCGCCCGGTCGGCGGTGGCCGGAGACGCGTCGACCGGAAGCACAGTTGTCGCGGGTGAGACTGCGTCCGCCGATCCGACGCTTGACGGGGACACGTCGGCCGACAGCACGCCGGTCGATGGTGAGCCGGCCCAGTCCGCGTCCGCAAAGACCACGTCGGTCGGGGACGGGTCGGCAAACGCCGAGGACGCACCGTCCGACAACCCGCCGAGCGAGGGCGAGCCGGCTGAGCCTGTGCCCGCCGAGACCACGTCGGCCAAGGCGGCGACGACCACGTCGGTCAAGCCGTCGGCGACCACGTCGGTCAAGCCGTCGGCGACCACGTCGGTCAAGCCGTCGACGACTACGCCGCCCCAGGAGTCGACGACCACGCGGGTCAAGCCGGCGACGACTACGCCGCTCCAGGCGTCGACGATCACGCCGGTCACGGCCGCAGCGACCACGCCGGTCACGGCCGCAACGACCACGCCAGCCGAAGCCGCCGCGACCACGCCGGCCAAAGCTGCGCCAACCGGGGACAAACCGGCCAAGTCCAAGTCGGCCAAGTCCAAGCCGGCCAAGACCACGCCCGCCAAGACCGAGCCCACGAAGCGGCCGGGCAGCGCGGAAAGTGCCGCCGCAGCCGTACCCGCTGAGGCGACGGACGAGGCCACGCCCGCGAAGAGCGACGCCACGCCCGGCATCCTCGCGGAGGGCGAGGACAAGGACGAGAAGGCCGCGCCCCAAGACGCGAAGGCGGCCGGCCGGGCCGAGGCGGAAACCACCAAGAAGGCCGCGGCGGATGTGGACGCCACGACCACCCTCGCGGCCGCCGCCCTGGCCGACCGGACCACCAAGATCGCTGACCCGGCGCCCACGGGAGAGGCCGAGGACGACGTCCTGACGCCGGTCCCCGCCTTCAGCCGCCCGAGCCGCCCGGCCTGGGCCCCCATGCCGCACGGCCCCACGCCCGGCATCACGGTTTTCGGCACCCGGCTCACGTACGGCCAGGCCGCCATCGGCGGCGGTGTCATTCTGCTGGTCATCGTGCTGGTGGCGGTCCTGATCGGCCAGTCCTTCGGTGACGACGGCGGCGACCGGGGCCAGACCGGCGCGGCCCCGCCGCCCAGCGCGGCCGCAGCCGGTGGTGGCAGCACGGCGAGCCCGTCGGCCGCGGCCACAACGAAGGCCCCTGCGACGACACCCGCGTCAGCGCCCGCGACGACGCCCGCACTGAGTCTGCCGTCGACGTGGGAGATGCACTCGGACAGCACCGGCTTCAAGATCCCGCTGCCCAAGAGCGCCCGCATCTCGCGGTCGGACAGCGAGATCAGCGTCCGCTGGAGCAACCGTTATCTGCTGATCGACCAGACCAGTAAGCCCAAGGGCGACGCCCTCAAGGACTATCAGGAGCAGGAGCGGACCCGGGTCGGCTCGTCCTACCGGAGCTACGAGAAGGTCAAGATGGTCGAGGTGAAGGATTACTTCAAGCAGACCGTCGACTGGGAGTTCTTCTACACCACGACCTCGGGCAACCGGCAGCACGCGGTGAAGCGCAACATCATCGTCAGCGACAAGCAGGCGTACTCGATCTCTTGGTATGTCTCGCCCGAGGACTGGAAGTCCTCACTGGCCGATTTGAACCTGATCTACGAGGGTTTTCAGCCCAAGAAGTGA
- a CDS encoding GtrA family protein, translating into MPSARELTDHLRRLAPEVLAFGVIGAGNTLLYMAITWVALPIGAVKASVIATVVTTTLAYIANRYWTYRNHSRTALRREYTLFFGFNLVGMVIQSGSIAIGKYGFGLTEQHDEVAFMAVTLIGIVIATVFRFWAYRTFVFLKPPVDGHEADLTELDAVAGLAEISAEDPQPSR; encoded by the coding sequence ATGCCTTCAGCACGTGAGCTGACGGACCACCTGCGCCGTCTCGCCCCGGAAGTTCTCGCTTTCGGGGTGATCGGTGCCGGTAACACGCTGCTCTACATGGCGATCACCTGGGTCGCGCTGCCCATCGGCGCGGTCAAGGCGAGCGTCATCGCCACCGTGGTCACCACCACCCTGGCGTACATCGCGAACCGGTACTGGACCTACCGCAACCACAGCCGCACCGCGCTGCGGCGGGAGTACACGCTGTTCTTCGGCTTCAACCTCGTCGGCATGGTCATCCAGTCCGGTTCGATCGCCATCGGCAAATACGGCTTCGGCCTGACCGAGCAGCACGACGAGGTCGCCTTCATGGCCGTCACCCTGATCGGCATCGTGATCGCCACGGTGTTCCGATTCTGGGCGTACCGCACGTTCGTCTTCCTCAAGCCGCCCGTCGACGGTCACGAGGCCGACCTCACCGAGCTCGACGCGGTGGCCGGCCTGGCCGAGATCAGCGCCGAGGATCCGCAGCCTTCCCGTTAG
- a CDS encoding sigma-70 family RNA polymerase sigma factor: MTMPDHDPPDTDLLAAVRAGDTAAYGTLYERHRGPARQLAYGLVSDPADVDDLVAETFVKVFASLRAGRGPLVAFRAYLHTTMRHVCYHRARRDRRLEFTDDLSRYDEGQPYTDPALDRLERTYAAAAFRQLPERWRDVLWQTAVEGNSPAEVAGMLGMTPNAVAVLAHRAREGLRSLYLQQHVTTAEHPECRWAGDRLGVHLRGRLAPRDSNRMRVHLRWCSECRKRVAEIAEISEIHPPYRQRHHARSSG; the protein is encoded by the coding sequence ATGACGATGCCGGACCACGACCCACCGGACACCGACCTGTTGGCCGCCGTCCGGGCCGGCGACACCGCGGCGTACGGGACCCTGTACGAGCGGCACCGCGGGCCGGCCCGCCAATTGGCGTACGGACTGGTCAGCGACCCGGCCGACGTCGACGACCTGGTGGCCGAGACGTTCGTCAAGGTATTCGCCTCCCTGCGAGCCGGCCGCGGCCCCCTGGTCGCCTTCCGTGCCTACCTGCACACGACCATGCGGCACGTCTGTTACCACCGGGCCCGGCGAGACCGGCGGCTCGAATTCACCGACGATCTGTCCCGGTACGACGAGGGCCAGCCCTACACCGACCCGGCGCTCGACCGGCTGGAACGCACGTACGCGGCGGCCGCGTTCCGCCAGTTGCCGGAGCGCTGGCGTGACGTGTTGTGGCAGACGGCCGTTGAAGGGAACAGCCCAGCCGAGGTCGCCGGGATGCTCGGCATGACGCCCAACGCGGTGGCGGTGCTGGCCCACCGCGCGCGGGAAGGGCTGCGCAGCCTTTATCTGCAGCAGCACGTGACGACGGCCGAGCACCCGGAATGCCGGTGGGCCGGCGACCGGCTCGGGGTCCACCTGCGCGGGCGCCTCGCCCCGCGGGACAGCAATCGAATGCGCGTACATCTGAGGTGGTGCAGTGAGTGCCGGAAGAGAGTTGCGGAGATCGCCGAGATCAGCGAGATCCACCCTCCGTACCGGCAACGTCACCATGCGAGGTCCAGCGGTTAA
- a CDS encoding GtrA family protein, which produces MRGPAVKTRQRKQRSVTAPGTLENVPEESATQPTGLRPRLRALFRELGKFGTVGGIAFAIDVAIFNVLLQSGFETLIAKTISTVIATTFAFAGNRFWTWRDRAHAHMARQYTMFFVLNAIGLGIGLACLAISHYGLGQLSPIFQTQLADNISGQLVGTAAGSLFRFWSYRRFVFPATTPPGAPSRQEHRAAGVTPPPSPVRDTA; this is translated from the coding sequence ATGCGAGGTCCAGCGGTTAAGACTCGCCAACGAAAACAGCGGTCAGTGACTGCCCCCGGTACGCTCGAAAACGTGCCCGAAGAATCAGCGACGCAGCCGACCGGCCTGCGTCCCCGGTTACGGGCACTGTTTCGCGAGCTGGGCAAATTCGGCACCGTGGGCGGCATCGCCTTCGCGATCGACGTCGCGATCTTCAACGTGCTGCTGCAGTCCGGCTTCGAGACCCTGATCGCCAAGACCATCTCGACCGTCATCGCGACCACGTTCGCGTTCGCGGGCAACCGGTTCTGGACGTGGCGTGATCGCGCCCACGCCCACATGGCCCGGCAGTACACGATGTTTTTCGTGCTCAACGCCATCGGCCTCGGCATCGGTCTGGCCTGCCTGGCGATCAGTCACTACGGTCTCGGCCAGCTCTCGCCGATCTTCCAGACCCAGCTCGCGGACAACATCTCCGGTCAGCTGGTCGGCACCGCCGCCGGCTCGCTGTTCCGTTTCTGGTCGTATCGCCGGTTCGTCTTCCCGGCCACGACCCCGCCGGGCGCGCCCTCACGACAGGAGCACCGGGCGGCCGGTGTGACACCGCCGCCATCCCCCGTTCGTGACACGGCGTAA
- a CDS encoding M50 family metallopeptidase, translating to MIDGVTDFWDKLLGAQPDPPGLLVLLTALAGFLAVSFRPVWRVARNAVTIAHEGGHALFALLTGRRLRGIRLEFDTSGLTLSSGRPTGPGMMLTLLGGYIAPSLVGVLGAWLLGGNRITLLLWLAVALLLLMLINIRNLFGVLSLVITGAIVFAVSWWASDEVQAAFAYAGVWFLLFGGVRPVFELQALRRRGRMPESDADQLAHITHVPALFWVGFFLIVNLVAVAAGAFLLAGQWLPDTV from the coding sequence GTGATCGACGGTGTGACTGACTTCTGGGACAAGCTGCTCGGCGCGCAGCCGGATCCGCCCGGTCTGCTGGTGCTGCTCACCGCTCTGGCCGGTTTTCTGGCAGTGTCGTTCCGGCCGGTCTGGCGGGTGGCCCGCAACGCCGTCACGATCGCCCACGAGGGTGGTCATGCCCTGTTCGCACTGTTGACCGGTCGTCGCCTGCGCGGCATCCGGCTGGAGTTCGACACGTCCGGCCTCACGTTGTCGTCGGGCCGACCGACCGGGCCGGGCATGATGCTCACCTTGCTGGGCGGCTACATCGCCCCGTCGCTGGTCGGTGTGCTCGGCGCCTGGCTGCTCGGCGGCAACCGGATCACGCTGCTGCTCTGGCTGGCCGTCGCGTTGCTGCTGCTCATGCTGATCAACATTCGGAACCTGTTCGGCGTCTTGTCGCTGGTCATCACGGGGGCGATCGTCTTCGCCGTTTCCTGGTGGGCTTCCGACGAGGTGCAGGCCGCTTTCGCGTACGCGGGGGTCTGGTTCCTGCTGTTCGGCGGTGTGCGCCCGGTTTTCGAGCTGCAGGCTCTGCGCCGCCGGGGCCGGATGCCGGAGTCCGACGCCGACCAGCTGGCTCACATCACGCACGTGCCGGCCCTGTTCTGGGTCGGCTTCTTCCTGATCGTCAATCTGGTCGCCGTCGCGGCCGGCGCCTTCCTGCTGGCCGGCCAGTGGCTGCCGGACACCGTCTGA